The following coding sequences are from one Nicotiana tabacum cultivar K326 chromosome 1, ASM71507v2, whole genome shotgun sequence window:
- the LOC107773675 gene encoding uncharacterized protein LOC107773675, whose amino-acid sequence MDRYQKVEKPRVETPIDANEIRITSQGRMRSYITYAMTLLQENTSDEIVFKAMGRAINKTVTIVELIKRRIVGLHQITSITSTDITDTWEPLEEGLLPLETTRHVSMITITLSKKELDKNNIGYQPPIPADQVKVSTDIDYEGDGSPNGRGRGRGGRGRGRSRGYSGNGFMPAEYDDGGYDRNRSYGRGRGRGRGRNFRGRGRGGYGGALDTQQDAGGYIQEAPVQGRGRGRGRGPRGRGRGFRPNGPPIHVAA is encoded by the exons ATGGATCGGTACCAGAAGGTGGAAAAGCCAAGAGTAGAAACACCCATTGATGCAAATGAGATTCGTATCACCAGCCAAGGCCGCATGAGAAGCTATATTACCTACGCTATGACCTTGCTTCAG GAAAACACATCAGATGAGATTGTGTTCAAGGCCATGGGCAGGGCAATCAACAAGACTGTGACAATTGTGGAATTGATTAAG AGGAGAATTGTTGGTCTTCACCAAATTACTTCAATTACATCCACAGACATTACTGATACATGGGAACCCCTTGAGGAAGGCCTCCTGCC TCTTGAAACAACCAGGCATGTCTCAATGATTACAATTACTCTTTCTAAAAAGGAGCTGGATAAGAATAACATCGG GTACCAACCTCCAATTCCAGCTGACCAGGTGAAGGTGTCTACAGACATTGACTATGAAGGAG ATGGATCACCTAATGGTCGAGGAAGAGGTCGTGGTGGTAGAGGAAGAGGAAGGTCTAGAGGTTATTCAG GGAATGGCTTTATGCCTGCGGAGTATGATGATGGAGGGTATGATCGGAATCGGAGCTACGGCAGGGGCAGGGGTCGAGGCAGGGGTCGGAACTTCCGTGGGCGTGGAAGAGGAGGGTATGGTGGTGCTCTGGACACTCAGCAAGATGCTGGTGGCTACATCCAAGAAGCACCTGTTCAGGGCCGAG GCCGTGGACGTGGCAGGGGACCTCGTGGCAGGGGACGTGGATTCAGACCTAATGGGCCACCAATCCATGTTGCTGCTTAG
- the LOC107795169 gene encoding monooxygenase 2 isoform X1 gives MEREENIVIVGTGIAGFATCLALHRVGLQSIVLESADSLRATGFALALWTNAWRALDALGIGDSLRQSSLSITGIKSFSADSGAPIKEVSFVDDNCIDYESRCVRRKDLLEKLANELPQGAIRYSSKVVSIEESGPMKVVHLADGSTIRAKALIGCDGVNSVVANWLGLQKPVYSGRSAIRGFVEYPDKHGYQPKFHAFFGVDGNAEQDSLKLKQFVLNKASNVSKELFAVVERTTLDCISCAQLKLRLPWNVLLGNILKNNICVVGDALHPMTPDLGQGGCSALEDSVVIAKCLREALVKPITDRGVEQEDEDEDEEEFIKIKKGLEKYAKGRRWRSFTFISAAYLSGFIQESGSKVISFLRERFLAGVTIAVTLRMANYDCGKLTVS, from the exons ATGGAGAGAGAAGAGAACATTGTAATTGTGGGTACTGGCATAGCTGGTTTTGCTACTTGTTTGGCACTTCACAG GGTGGGGCTGCAGAGTATTGTCTTGGAATCAGCAGATTCGTTGCGAGCGACTGGATTTGCTCTGGCATTATGGACTAACGCCTGGAGAGCTTTGGATGCACTGGGAATTGGAGACTCTCTTAGACAAAGTTCCTTATCCATTACTGG GATTAAAAGTTTCTCTGCGGATTCAGGAGCACCTATCAAGGAGGTATCATTTGTGGATGATAACTG TATAGATTATGAAAGCCGTTGCGTGAGAAGGAAAGATCTGTTGGAGAAATTAGCGAATGAACTGCCTCAAGGCGCTATTAGATATTCTTCCAAGGTTGTTTCCATTGAAGAATCTGGACCAATGAAAGTGGTACATCTTGCAGATGGTTCCACTATTAGAGCTAAG GCCTTAATTGGGTGTGATGGAGTCAATTCTGTGGTGGCAAACTGGCTTGGGCTTCAGAAACCTGTTTATTCTGGGAGATCTGCAATTAGAGGGTTCGTTGAGTATCCGGACAAACATGGTTATCAGCCTAAGTTCCATGCATTTTTTGGAG TTGATGGAAATGCAGAACAAGATTCACTTAAACTGAAGCAATTTGTGTTGAACAAGGCCAGTAATGTGTCTAAAGAACTCTTCGCCGTTGTAGAGAGAACAACGCTAGACTGTATATCTTGCGCTCAGCTGAAATTGAGATTGCCGTGGAATGTTTTGCTGGGGAATATTTTGAAGAATAACATTTGCGTAGTAGGTGATGCACTTCATCCCATGACTCCAGACCTTGGTCAAGGTGGATGTTCTGCCTTAGAAGACAGTGTTGTTATTGCAAAATGCCTCAGAGAAGCTTTGGTGAAACCGATAACAGATAGAGGAGTTGAACAAGAAGATGAGGACGAGGACGAGGAGGAATTTATAAAGATCAAAAAAGGACTTGAAAAGTATGCTAAAGGGAGGAGATGGAGGAGTTTTACATTCATCAGTGCTGCTTATTTATCTGGTTTTATACAAGAGAGTGGTAGCAAGGTAATCAGTTTCTTAAGAGAACGCTTTTTGGCTGGAGTCACTATAGCAGTTACACTCAGAATGGCTAACTACGATTGCGGAAAACTCACTGTTTCTTGA
- the LOC107795169 gene encoding monooxygenase 2 isoform X2 yields the protein MHWELETLLDKVPYPLLGLKVSLRIQEHLSRRYHLWMITDYESRCVRRKDLLEKLANELPQGAIRYSSKVVSIEESGPMKVVHLADGSTIRAKALIGCDGVNSVVANWLGLQKPVYSGRSAIRGFVEYPDKHGYQPKFHAFFGVDGNAEQDSLKLKQFVLNKASNVSKELFAVVERTTLDCISCAQLKLRLPWNVLLGNILKNNICVVGDALHPMTPDLGQGGCSALEDSVVIAKCLREALVKPITDRGVEQEDEDEDEEEFIKIKKGLEKYAKGRRWRSFTFISAAYLSGFIQESGSKVISFLRERFLAGVTIAVTLRMANYDCGKLTVS from the exons ATGCACTGGGAATTGGAGACTCTCTTAGACAAAGTTCCTTATCCATTACTGG GATTAAAAGTTTCTCTGCGGATTCAGGAGCACCTATCAAGGAGGTATCATTTGTGGATGATAACTG ATTATGAAAGCCGTTGCGTGAGAAGGAAAGATCTGTTGGAGAAATTAGCGAATGAACTGCCTCAAGGCGCTATTAGATATTCTTCCAAGGTTGTTTCCATTGAAGAATCTGGACCAATGAAAGTGGTACATCTTGCAGATGGTTCCACTATTAGAGCTAAG GCCTTAATTGGGTGTGATGGAGTCAATTCTGTGGTGGCAAACTGGCTTGGGCTTCAGAAACCTGTTTATTCTGGGAGATCTGCAATTAGAGGGTTCGTTGAGTATCCGGACAAACATGGTTATCAGCCTAAGTTCCATGCATTTTTTGGAG TTGATGGAAATGCAGAACAAGATTCACTTAAACTGAAGCAATTTGTGTTGAACAAGGCCAGTAATGTGTCTAAAGAACTCTTCGCCGTTGTAGAGAGAACAACGCTAGACTGTATATCTTGCGCTCAGCTGAAATTGAGATTGCCGTGGAATGTTTTGCTGGGGAATATTTTGAAGAATAACATTTGCGTAGTAGGTGATGCACTTCATCCCATGACTCCAGACCTTGGTCAAGGTGGATGTTCTGCCTTAGAAGACAGTGTTGTTATTGCAAAATGCCTCAGAGAAGCTTTGGTGAAACCGATAACAGATAGAGGAGTTGAACAAGAAGATGAGGACGAGGACGAGGAGGAATTTATAAAGATCAAAAAAGGACTTGAAAAGTATGCTAAAGGGAGGAGATGGAGGAGTTTTACATTCATCAGTGCTGCTTATTTATCTGGTTTTATACAAGAGAGTGGTAGCAAGGTAATCAGTTTCTTAAGAGAACGCTTTTTGGCTGGAGTCACTATAGCAGTTACACTCAGAATGGCTAACTACGATTGCGGAAAACTCACTGTTTCTTGA